The following coding sequences lie in one Struthio camelus isolate bStrCam1 chromosome 32, bStrCam1.hap1, whole genome shotgun sequence genomic window:
- the SGF29 gene encoding SAGA-associated factor 29 isoform X5 has translation MRRCVGACAVAPLLTSARRRRLSAAPVAPRSLWPAAPPARSAMALVSADSRIAELLGELHQLIKQTQEERSRSEHNLVNIQKTHERMQTENKISPYYRTKLRGLYTTAKADAEAECNILRKALDKIAEIKSLLEERRIAAKIAGIYSDSEPPRKTMRRGVLMTLLQQSAMTLPLWIGKPGDKPPPLCGAVAAAGDYVAKPGDKVAARVKAVDGDEQWILAEVVSYTHATNKYEVDDIDEEGKDRRHTLSRRRIIPLPQWKANPETDPEALFQKDQLVLALYPQTTCFYRALIHAPPQRPQDDYSVLFEDTSYADGYSPPLNVAQRYVVACKETKKKSS, from the exons ATGCGCCGCTGCgtgggcgcatgcgcagtggcgCCGCTGCTCACCtccgcgcgccgccggcgcctCTCCGCGGCCCCGGTGGCGCCACG GTCTCTctggccggcggcgccgcccgcccgctccgccaTGGCGCTGGTGTCGGCCGACTCGCGCATCgcggagctgctgggggagctgcACCAGCTCATCAAGCAGACGCAG GAGGAGCGCTCGCGCAGCGAGCACAACCTGGTCAACATCCAGAAGACGCACGAGCGGATGCAGACGGAGAACAAGa TCTCTCCCTACTACCGCACCAAGCTGCGCGGGCTGTACACGACCGCCAAGGCCGACGCGGAAGCCGAGTGCAA CATCTTGCGGAAAGCGCTGGATAAGATCGCCGAGATCAAGTCGCTGCTGGAGGAGAGGCGCATCG CGGCCAAGATCGCCGGCATCTACAGCGACTCGGAGCCGCCGCGCAAGACGATGCGGCGCGGCGTGCTCATGACGCTGCTGCAGCAGTCGGCCATGACGCTGCCGCTGTGGATCGGCAAGCCGGGAGACAa ACCCCCGCCCCTGTGCGGCGCCGTGGCGGCGGCCGGCGACTACGTGGCCAAGCCGGGCGACAAGGTGGCCGCCCGCGTCAAGGCGGTGGACGGCGACGAGCAGTGGATCCTGGCCGAGGTGGTGAGCTACACGCACGCCACCAACAA GTACGAGGTGGACGACATCGACGAGGAAGGCAAAGA CAGGCGCCACACGCTGAGCCGCCGCCGCATCATCCCGCTGCCCCAGTGGAAGGCCAACCCGGAGACGGACCCCGAAGCCCTCTTCCAAAAAGACCAGCTGGTGCTCGCCCTCTACCCGCAGACCACCTGCTTCTACCGGGCCCTCATCCACGCCCCGCCGCAGCGC ccccaggacGACTACTCGGTGCTCTTCGAGGACACGTCCTACGCCGACGGCTACTCGCCCCCCCTCAACGTGGCCCAGCGCTACGTGGTGGCTTGCAAGGAGACCAAGAAGAA